A genomic region of Aquipuribacter hungaricus contains the following coding sequences:
- a CDS encoding putative bifunctional diguanylate cyclase/phosphodiesterase, with amino-acid sequence METRAWWAGRATWVLLVVVLVGTVVLVLVPGWRSAAVVVASVGAVALVVVGIAWHRPAAAAIGSGWWPVVLMLVLWGCAGVMVQVQGQLSTVSTVLVWAGQVVAALHVCQFVRSAQQVRGTRTRRGTRTRRGTRTRRGTRASRGTRGARGPGATPGAWLDLVIIVTVLAVVAAQLLAVTVAAEGGAANVAMASIDVALVGLLLRFTVSRRGLSVSSWLLLGAAVVTIVYDLTLALDGRRLAVPGDLEQVVGVVASMLFAAAALHPSMAAVYEPGTFARARRPSVALLGLLPLVLVPAGLWGVSQLGGAAGLPGWAVPVAGALIGVLCLLRAVSALRDSEHLAEHDPLTDLANRRGLARTYEASWGRPGRPGRPGRPGGSGRAGGPGAGEGRSLLLVDLDDFKQVNDTHGHDTGDALLLQVRDRLLSAAGGNPATVVARLGGDEFVLLSETGDAERLAQRLLVALEPAVVVGGRRLRVGASVGVAHADDHADGQAQAGDGADGGDGADVGDADDAADGAGAAGGEQVPLAELLTRADVAMYAAKAAGGSRAVVFRPEMREEVAERYSLAGDVRQLLGGSAVQVGRLELHYQPLVDLVSAEVVGAEALVRWDHPRRGLLGPQAFLPVVSSNELDAQLDDTVLQEVVAQLARWRGQGLRVPPVSVNLTRDSLDDPGLPGRVLGHLARAGVPTASLHLEITEHDQLTVDSAAASSLAALREAGVDIHLDDYGTGYTSLDYLDRFPVQVLKLDRSVVSTVTEGGAPLVAGVQALALTLGLDVLAEGVETEQQREQLIGHGVRYGQGYLFSRPVPADIYADRFLRASHSTTSTNRQRPDRPPVVRPRQAQQTHQTTRSSEPIEPTGAAGER; translated from the coding sequence ATGGAGACACGCGCGTGGTGGGCCGGCCGCGCGACCTGGGTGCTGCTGGTCGTGGTCCTCGTGGGGACGGTCGTCCTGGTGCTGGTGCCGGGGTGGCGGTCGGCAGCGGTGGTGGTGGCGTCGGTCGGCGCTGTGGCCCTGGTGGTCGTGGGTATCGCCTGGCACCGGCCGGCTGCTGCTGCCATCGGCTCGGGGTGGTGGCCGGTGGTGCTGATGCTGGTGCTGTGGGGCTGTGCCGGGGTGATGGTGCAGGTGCAGGGGCAGCTGAGCACCGTCAGCACGGTGCTGGTGTGGGCGGGGCAGGTCGTGGCCGCGCTGCACGTGTGCCAGTTCGTCCGCAGTGCCCAACAGGTCCGTGGCACGCGAACAAGACGCGGCACGCGAACAAGACGCGGCACCCGAACAAGACGCGGCACCCGAGCAAGCCGTGGCACCCGTGGCGCGCGTGGCCCGGGGGCTACGCCGGGGGCTTGGTTAGACCTGGTGATCATCGTCACGGTGCTGGCCGTGGTGGCGGCACAGCTGCTGGCGGTGACCGTGGCCGCCGAGGGTGGCGCGGCGAACGTGGCGATGGCCAGCATCGACGTGGCGCTGGTGGGGCTGCTGCTGCGGTTCACGGTGTCGCGGCGTGGTCTGTCGGTGAGCTCGTGGCTGCTGCTGGGCGCGGCTGTGGTGACGATCGTGTACGACCTCACGCTGGCCCTGGACGGCCGGCGGCTGGCGGTGCCGGGGGACCTGGAGCAGGTCGTCGGTGTCGTGGCCTCGATGTTGTTCGCGGCGGCGGCGCTGCACCCGTCGATGGCCGCGGTGTACGAGCCGGGGACGTTCGCGCGTGCCCGGCGCCCGTCGGTGGCGCTGCTGGGGCTGCTGCCGCTGGTGCTGGTGCCGGCCGGGTTGTGGGGGGTGTCGCAGCTGGGCGGGGCCGCGGGGCTGCCGGGTTGGGCGGTGCCGGTCGCTGGGGCGCTGATCGGGGTGCTGTGCCTGCTGCGGGCGGTGTCCGCGCTGCGCGACAGCGAGCACCTGGCAGAGCACGACCCGCTGACCGACCTCGCCAACCGCCGTGGCCTGGCCCGGACCTACGAGGCCTCCTGGGGGAGGCCCGGGAGGCCCGGGAGGCCCGGGAGACCCGGGGGGAGCGGGAGGGCTGGGGGGCCCGGTGCGGGGGAGGGGCGCAGCCTGCTCCTGGTGGACCTGGATGACTTCAAGCAGGTCAACGACACCCACGGGCACGACACCGGGGACGCGCTGCTGCTGCAGGTGCGCGACCGGTTGCTGAGCGCTGCGGGCGGCAACCCGGCCACGGTGGTGGCCCGCCTGGGTGGTGACGAGTTCGTCCTGCTGAGCGAGACGGGCGACGCCGAGCGGCTGGCCCAGCGGCTGCTCGTCGCGCTGGAGCCTGCCGTGGTGGTGGGGGGTCGACGGCTGCGGGTCGGCGCGAGCGTCGGGGTCGCCCACGCCGACGACCACGCTGACGGCCAGGCGCAGGCTGGAGACGGTGCTGACGGCGGCGACGGTGCTGACGTCGGCGACGCTGATGATGCGGCTGACGGAGCCGGTGCTGCGGGCGGGGAGCAGGTTCCGCTGGCGGAGCTGCTGACCCGGGCCGATGTGGCCATGTATGCCGCGAAGGCGGCGGGCGGGTCGCGGGCGGTGGTGTTCCGGCCCGAGATGCGTGAGGAGGTCGCCGAGCGGTACTCCCTCGCCGGTGACGTCCGTCAGCTGCTGGGCGGCTCGGCGGTGCAGGTGGGCCGGCTCGAGCTGCACTACCAACCTTTGGTGGACCTCGTCTCCGCGGAGGTGGTGGGCGCGGAGGCGCTGGTCCGCTGGGACCACCCCCGGCGGGGGCTGCTCGGCCCGCAGGCGTTCCTGCCCGTGGTCAGCAGCAACGAGCTGGACGCCCAGCTGGACGACACCGTGCTGCAGGAGGTGGTAGCGCAGCTGGCCCGCTGGCGGGGGCAGGGTCTGCGGGTGCCGCCGGTGAGCGTGAACCTCACCCGGGACAGCCTGGACGACCCCGGCCTGCCCGGGCGGGTCCTGGGCCACCTGGCCCGGGCGGGCGTGCCGACCGCCAGCCTGCACCTGGAGATCACCGAGCACGACCAGCTCACCGTCGACAGCGCCGCCGCGTCGTCGCTGGCCGCGCTGCGCGAGGCCGGTGTCGACATCCACCTGGACGACTACGGCACCGGCTACACCTCGCTGGACTACCTCGACCGTTTCCCGGTGCAGGTGCTCAAGCTCGACCGCTCCGTCGTGTCCACCGTCACCGAGGGCGGGGCCCCGCTCGTGGCAGGCGTGCAGGCCCTGGCCCTCACCCTCGGCCTGGACGTCCTCGCCGAAGGGGTCGAGACCGAGCAGCAGCGCGAGCAGCTCATCGGCCACGGCGTCCGGTACGGGCAGGGGTACCTCTTCTCCCGGCCGGTACCCGCCGACATCTACGCCGACCGCTTCCTCCGAGCAAGCCACAGCACGACCAGCACCAACAGACAGCGACCCGACCGCCCCCCGGTGGTGAGGCCACGGCAGGCCCAGCAGACCCACCAGACCACCCGGTCCAGCGAGCCCATCGAGCCCACCGGGGCCGCCGGCGAGAGGTGA